The Elgaria multicarinata webbii isolate HBS135686 ecotype San Diego chromosome 7, rElgMul1.1.pri, whole genome shotgun sequence nucleotide sequence GTCacaaagctttaggctccaagataatgtacagtcaaaatgctactcactacaataacaactTGGTTtcccagtttgtttatttatttaaaacatttgtatcctgccctatatctcgcctgcccaaggacctccacttcccttactcggcttcgtcctttttcttctgctgccccttacgcctggaacgctcttccagaacacttgagaactacaaactcaatcactgcttttaaaactcagctaaaaacttttcttttccctatagccttcaaatattgagtttgttctgactctatactgttagcttcaccctacccggtgcctgtttacacttccctgtgcctgtttgcattctctttccctccttattgtttactacaacttattagattgtaagcctatgcggcagggtcttgctatttactgtgttatctgtacagcaccatgtacattgatggtgctatataaataataataataataataataataataataataataataataatatatcattaagatctcagggctgcgtacagataaaaacatacagtataaaacaataaactgtTGCTCAACAGTTCCAAAACGGGTTCCAAACCCAGCCAAGGGAGGGGAGTGATtcctggctactagccctgacggttataTGCtacctgtcctgctttgttggtccctggtcgacagctgactggccactgtgtgaacagagtgctggcctagatggacccttggtctgatccagcctcagggctcttctgatgttcttatgttccatcaggcaatcacaatgggacatTCGTGAAAAGCTTAACAAACCATCTCAGGGGAGCTAGCCAATATTTGGGTCACAcattggtaactcagggaacatggccacatcctaaacaagatcacagggtaGGTAAAAATCTCAAGCACAAGAAGTCCTGTGCTGCTGATTTAGTACCAGGAACTCCCCGTGACCCAAGTCtgcagagaaaaagtccaacaataaaaatcaaccccagtctaCCACAGAAGAAAAGTTGGACGGTCGTAATCAACCCCAGCCTGCCGCTACGCTGAGTTGAGCAGAAACAAaatacacacaatccacagcaaatgcgagttcaagtctatgaaaagtatcacagtacttttcatggcatagtccttagaaatccaaagtccaaataggagAGAGTCCATGGGCAGAGTGCCTTCAAAGTCCCAAATGGCGATGGATCCAAAgagggaggggtttggggccatGAGTCAAAAGATGATCCTTGCAAAGGCTCTTCACCTTTGCTCCAGCTTTTAAAGGGAGGCATGGGCCTTTCAACCCACTTAACAGACAGGGGCAATGGCCTGCAACACATGCCCgtgtccaaacagggtggcactgctcaCCCCACCAAGATGACGCTATAATCTGAGTGATTCCTTCAACGGCCCCCAGCTTTCTAACATTCTCAAGTACCCAGGGAAGCCATGTAGCTTCAAGGATGAGACAGGGAGCGAGAACATTGACAGAGCtaagtttgcacagattctgataTTCTAAACTAGTTCTAATCAAATCTACTTACAACTTGCAAGGCCTCCACAATGGccttgctgaaacctatacctgacagccatcttgtggtagtgaattccattccataatttaactctgtgctctgtgaagaagtacttcctactTCAACATAGGcgcaggcaaacctctctagggatccCATtcttcctgatagccacctgcctcacttcctttgacagaggCTCACAAAGGACCCCTGAGAATGCCcgtagggtccaggcaggtacatacgggaggaggcattccttcagatagcctggcccagccatttagggctttgaatgttaataccagcactttgaatcggacctggacctggaccggcagcccCTGAAGCTAagaaaggactggcgtgatgtgctCTCGTtcgccagtccctgttaacaaatgtgctgccctgttttgtaccagctgaagtttctggaccattttcaaaggcagccccacgtataacacattacagtaatccagagAAGAGGTTATCacagcatggatcactgtagctaggctatctctgtccagataagggcacagttggtatatcagcctaagctgataaagggTATTACTAATCCTAATAAAGAAGGAACCCTGTGCAGCAGCACGCTCTGATCCCAAAGCCCCTTCAGGCTGCGCTTCTGGCCTGTCAGGAGCAGCGACAGCCCCATGGCCCCCACCGCAGGGCAAGAGCTGCCACCTGCCATGGACTGGCAGGTACAGGGAATGGATGGCCTTGCCCAAGTCACACTGCTGGGTGATCCAAGAGCAGCTGCGCGCTCACGCAGTGGGATCAGCGAACCGGCGTGTACTTAATGGACACCGGAAAGCAACGGACCAAGTTGCCCAACACTTCTCAAGACAAGTGGAAGAGGGAGAGGCCACACACAGCCACCCACCTGCAGGGAGAAGAGGACGACAGTGAAGCACACAACGGCAGTGATGCCCACGGCCATAATGACGGCGTCTGTGTCATAGAAGCTGGCAATCATGCCCACCATGTAGGAGAGGCTCAGGGTCAGGATGGACTGTGGAGGAAAGAGAGCTGCAATTAACAGGAGGAACTTCAGGTTGcgccctcctccctgccaggccTTCAAAGGGCCCCACAGGGCACCCACCTTAACCATCCGTCATGCCTCTCCTGGCCAAGCTGTGCCAGGCCAagcccaacttgatgccctccagacctGCATTGCCACtgcccgctctcccccccccccatgtcaggACCTGGCTCCTACCAGGGCGATGAGGTTCCAGGGGTGCTTCCGCCGGAATTCCCCGCAGCAGCTGAGCACGATGAGAGAGATGAAGAAGACGGCATACGAGACGTAGTAGGTCCAGACATTTTTCCGCACAAATCCCTTCACACCCTTCACGAAGGTGAAGATGGCCACAAAGGCAAAAGTCACCGAGAGCTGGATGGTCAGCACCAGGAACACCTGCAGGAACAAGTACAGTGGTTTCGCTGGGGTCACCGAGAGCACGAGCCATGCATGCAAGGcccagaagggaaggaggcttcGGCAGCAGACACTACCCAAGCGGGGCCCAAACCAGGATCTGGAATGCCCCCAGGCTGCAAACGCAAGACACGTCCCTTCGCAGCAGGAGGAGTTCCCTGTGCTGCTTCTGCTGTTTTCATGGCCCTTTTGtgggccggttggccactgtggggagatGGGATGATGCTGGACTGGAGgcacctttggcctgatccagctccAGGTCTTCTGATGCTGAAGAGGTTCTATGCATGCACACCACCAGCTCCCCTCCTCAGCAGCTTCTCACGGTCTCAGGCTGCGGGCAAAGTCTCTCTCAGCCATGGCGCTGCGAAGCGTTGACCCTGGAGACGTCAGCGGCTGAATCTGGGAGACTCCGCATGCCCAGCAAggcctctcttcccccctccggTGCCACAGGCAGAGGGCACGGCTTCACCTCAGCATGGGGGGAGGTGTGATTTGGACTCGCAACCCCATGGTCACAAGTACTATTAGCCAATGACTGCCCCCACTCCCCAATCACCTCTCCTTGGAGACACTCTGCCCTACTCACCTTGCGAATGAAGGCCTGTCGGATCTTCTTGTCGTCCCAGTTCGTGGGGGAGAAGTCCGGGTTGTCGTAGTAGGAGGGGGGCCCGTCCTCATGGTAAttgctgtgcagtggcgctgaaGACAAGCAGGAGCGGCACACACGGTCAGAGCAAAGCTCTCTCCCACCCCTTGCCCAGCACAGAGGCGAGGAGAGGCCAACGCTGTGGAGAGCCTCCTGCCTCCCCGGCCTGGCCCACAGTGGTGGCCATGGTATGGGGGGGTTCCCCAGTTCTAGAGGCTGTGGTGCCTGGTCACCTTGTCACACCGGCAGGGCACCTGGCTCCAACCTGGGGTTGGAACGCAGTGAGAGAAGAGAGGAAACAGAGAAGGGGGCCAGGGTAACATTTCATGGGCCGGCTGTTCACGTGACACGCCTTGGGGGCAGGGCTAGAAGATGGAGAGCACGACCTGGAGCAAAGCTCAGCCCTCCATAAAGGAACCCCAGGGCCtcacaggagcagcagcagcagccctactGCCACCCTAGATGGCTCTGCAGAGGAAATggacccattattattattattattattatttatttatttatatagcaccatcaatgtacatggtgctgtacagagtaaaacagtaaatagcaagaccctgccgcataggcttacattctaataaaactataataaaacaataaggaggggaagagaatgcaaacaggcacagggtagggtaaacaggcacagggtagggtaaaactaacagtataaagtccgcacgaCCCAGCCCACAGCAGGTAAGCTACTTACAGCCTTGATCCACAGGGACTCCAGGATGTGGCTGAGCATAGGGGTCCTGTGGGTGTGGTCCTTGTGGATATGGTGCCGGAGGATAGGGTCCTTGAGGATAGGGTCCTTGAGGATAGGGTCCTTGCGGATAGGGTCCTTGTGGATAGGATCCTTGCGGATAGGGTCCCTGCGGGTAGGGTCCCTGCGGATAGGGCGCTGAAGCTGGATACGGGCCCTGGGGATAGGGCCCCTGAGGATAGCCAGGCTGGCCGTAGACCGCGGGCTGGAACTGAAGCTGTGGGCCGGGAGCTGTTGGGTACGCAGGCTGGGCGTAGCCAGGTGGGGCGGGAGGTTGCTGGCCTGGGAATGGATCGCCTGACACCAGGAAGCTCTTCTCATGCTGCATGGCTGTGGGGCTCACACGTCTGCCACCACCTCAGAGCTGTGGAAAGACCACGAGAGGGGAGGAGGTTAGAAGCTGCCTCATGACTATGGTAGAAACACgccttccccagcagctggcCTGGCCCACGGGTGCAAGGAGTGCCTTCCTGAGGCTCAGGATACGGATGCGGCTGTGGTGTtcctgcctgttccctctggcatttacacgtgctggcaagctgacacgagacactcacatcagtgagacttcttgtATGGAGGAAATCacacaagcttaatggttacattcTCTAAACAACACCACTTAAAACTGAGTGATGgctagaaagctttaggctccttttctgaTATGATCCTTAAggctcggggtgtgtgtgtgtgtgtgtgtgtgtgtgtgtgtgtgtgtgtgtgtgtgtagaattagCCACCATCTGATTTGAGCTGCTCCAGACGCCgcatacgctggcacctcaaggGACGTGGACAcagcctaaaacaaaatcccagggaggggtatgctctgagccaccagagccaggcagagaagaCAACCATCcctcaggtatgctttgaggtggatgcctgcattgagcagggggttggactcgatggccttctaggccccttccaactctgctattctatgattctacgataggTCACGCACCAGTCAATCTCAGCTGACTCTGGTAAGCAACTCTCTCGCCACCTGGttccaggccacacacacacaatccacagcaaatgcaagtccaagtctatgaaaagcctcacagtactttccatggcacagttcttagatatccaaagtctaTATAGCAAAGCGtctatgtgcagagtgctttcaaagtcccaagcggagatagAATCCAAGGAGGGATTTCAGGCTTTGCGTCTGAAAtgaaagagatgaaacctagcaaagctttttcagctttgcaccagcatttaaggactattcaaagccacttgacagacaggttctctgacctgtaaaccaacAGAGCGGGATGGCACAACCCACTATGATGACGCTACAATCTGAGTAATAGCTTCCAAGAGTGCCCCGCTCCTTTCCAAACACTCCCAaattcccagagaaccagcagcttcaaggacGCAACAGGGAGCAAGCagagaacttcttacagagaacttcttacagagataagcttgcagagacatctagcattctcaaactatttcctaataaatctacctactaggtagaaggccggccttgtacctatacctgacagcgGTGTCACCAAAGGGAATTGTGCCTGCACTATCTGGGGTTGCCTCACTAAAGGATAGGATTCCTCACATGCTTGCTTACTCAGTCGCTTGGGTCCACCGGAACCAAGGCCGGGTTCTGCTTTGCATCACGCCCCACCAATTCCAGTTCTTTGCCATCTCACATCCTGCAAACCAAATTATAAATGCTCCCTTACATACATTCTTACAAGTTATTCTGCTTGAGAGAATACTTTGACAGGATTTCTTTGCAAGGACTGGGATGCAGGACAAGCAGAGTAGGTGGCTGGTATCTTGCATCTTGAGGAATAGAAGCCATGAGTGAAGGACAAAGATCTGAGAAGGCCCAGAAGGCTCAACCCTCTAACGGCAACACCCCACTACCAACTTTGATGTTTTACCAGGCACcatcttttctcgctcatggagTCTTTTCTAGACGGGCTTGACGAGCTTTGCCAGgctatgctgtcttttactgattcaggagttttctgacaattgagcatgttttaagtatgactgctttctggaggtTGGTGTAGGTGtactttggtaggcccagtttctgtaagttttctgtatagtttttttgatgtgatgctggtgactgatgtgactaatgggataattgtgaccttttcctgttgccatagttctttgacttccatggcctgtggtgtatatttttccctTTTCCATATTTTTGTTGTTAGGGTTTGctgtgtcaatgaggtatgtgtgttctTCTTTTTGGTccataacatcatcatcatcattattgtgcTTGGGCATGGTAATTGACTGGATAGGGCCAATAAGCTAAGACTCAATCAGACAAAATGGAGAtactgttagtaggtggttcatctgcccggctattttttatttatttatttattgcatttttatactgcccaacagctgaagtgatgttcaacctgttctggagggggctgcactccccctaaaggttCAGGCTCATAGTCTGGAGATGCTTCTGGACTTAGAACTGTCACTCGGGGCACAGcgcaccttttatcaacttaggaATTtatggatgacacccagctctacctctccttttcatctactATGTACAAATGAGGCCATGGGGGGGTGGGGATTGCTTGAGGACCAGTCCAGAAAAGACGGAGGTGCTGTTGGCGGGTGGCTCGATCGGTGGCTCAACCTCTGGCTAAGTGGTGTTCAAGCTTTTCTGGAGGGGGCTACAAcgcccctaaaggatcaggtttgtagcttggggataGATGcccttggatccagcattgtcactggtGGCCTTGGAGGCACAAAGCACCTCTTATCAGTttaagctgatataccaactatgaccctatctggacagagatggccAAGCTCCtgttacccatgctctgataacctctcacctggattactgcaatgcatttacACAGGGGACTACCTCtaaaaacagtccagaaacttcagctagtccaaaacagggcagcgatattgctaacagggactggccagtgtgatcatattatgccagtacttttcatacaatcatagaatagtagagttggaaggggcctataaggccatcgggtccaaccccctgctcaatgctgtaCTTGCTGCCAGTCCCCATTCAAACTATGGTATtaaaattcaaagccctaaatggcttcaggttatctgaaggaacatttcctcccatatgtccctTCTAGATTCTAAGATTATTTCCAGGGATCCTTTTCtgggagctcctgccaaaggaaatgaggcaggtggctaccaggaagagggcctttcctgctgtggcacccggacagtggaacgagctccctagtgATGTTTGCCTGGTGCTTACattgtattgcgtccagttctgggctccacaattcaagaaggacgcagacaagctggagagtgttcagaggagggcaaccaggatgatcaggggtctggaaacaaagccctatgaagagagactgaaagaactgggcatgtttagcctgagaagagaagatggaggggagacatgacagccctcttcaaatacttgaaaggttgtcacacagaagagggccaggatctcttctcgatcctcccagagtgcaggacacggaataacgggctcaagttaaaggaagccagattccagttggacatgaggaaaaacttcctgactgttagagcagtacgacaatggaatcagttacctagggaggttgtgggctctcccacaaggttgtgagctctcttcaagaggcagctggacaaccacctgtcagggatgctttagggtggattcctgcattgagcagggggttggactcaatggccttgtaggccccttccaactctgctattctatgattctatgataagcctccaaactcagaggcttacagaCATTGAGTGCAGAGCCTTCACATGTCTCCTGCTATGCTTTTTTTGCTAGaagggcttttttgcccatctagctggggcgcTGTGGAGGGTGAGCAAAGGAGGCTGGAGAGTCCTGGGAATACTTCATAAGCTGGCCTCTTTggtcccttccctccctgcccatgcAAATGCTCCCATTACCTCTGCTGGAATTTtctctgcaccagctgtgagggagagggggaatgagTGCAGATTCCTGTCTCCAAGGTTGGAGCGCTGTTTCGAACCTCATATCCAAAATATCTTATGGCTCCCCAGGTTCAGATTAGGGATCGCTCCCTTATTAATTTTCAATTTATCAATATGGTTGAGAATTTCATGATGCCACctctatttgcctcagttcctcagacagaCAACCTCCCTGAAAACAGATAcgtgtcctatatcttctgcagtgaagacagatgaacagaattcattcagcttctccacaatttccttatcct carries:
- the LOC134401213 gene encoding protein lifeguard 1-like, translated to MQHEKSFLVSGDPFPGQQPPAPPGYAQPAYPTAPGPQLQFQPAVYGQPGYPQGPYPQGPYPASAPYPQGPYPQGPYPQGSYPQGPYPQGPYPQGPYPQGPYPPAPYPQGPHPQDPYAQPHPGVPVDQGSPLHSNYHEDGPPSYYDNPDFSPTNWDDKKIRQAFIRKVFLVLTIQLSVTFAFVAIFTFVKGVKGFVRKNVWTYYVSYAVFFISLIVLSCCGEFRRKHPWNLIALSILTLSLSYMVGMIASFYDTDAVIMAVGITAVVCFTVVLFSLQTKYDFTSCRGVLIVCLMVLFIFAILCIFIRNRILEIVYASLGALLFTCFLAVDTQMILGNKQLAISPEEYIFAALNLYTDIINIFLYILAIIGRAKD